The Flavobacterium sp. M31R6 nucleotide sequence GCCTATTCAATAGCCGAGCAACTCAAATTGATTCCCGAGATTGTGGAATGCCATTGGGTTTCGGGGAAGTATGCTTTGTTTATCAAAATTGTGGCAGCCAATAACGAAGAGTTGCGCAAAATTATTTACGAACAAATTCACATTATCGAAGGAGTGGGAGGAACGGATTCCTTTATTTCTTTTGGTTCTGCTTTCGAGAAAAACTTGCCGATACAGTAAAGTTTATAAACACGAATTTCACTAATTAGCACGAATCTGTTCGTGTAAATTAGTGAAGTTCGAGTTTCCCTTAATCTTTTGATGCTAAAGAATCCTATTTTCTTCTTCTTTAAGCTCTTTTTTTTCAATTATAAAAAAGAGAAAAGTGCCTATTGTCAATGTAATAATACTCGCAACCCATAGAAAATAGCCCAATTGTAAAGATAAAATTTTTGCTTGTGAACCACTTTCAGATCCAAGTATTTCTGTCCAAAATGAAAAACTAATTGCTAATAGTAAAGCAATACAAATTAAAACAATTGCTTTTCGATCATTTCTTTGCAACATTATTATTGCAATTAGAGATAGGGGATTTGCAAACCATATGATTTGTTCTAATAAACCTCCGCCAAAAAAAGCGATACCTCCGGATAGTAAATAACTTATGGATGATGAATACAGGCATTCTCCATGGTAATATATTTTTACTGCATTTTGAGTTAATGAAATAAAGAACAATAGTAAGCTGATATTTATGGTTATACTCTTAATTCTTTCTGACTCCATTTTTTTGACTTTACGTTTTGGTAGTTAATAGTTTGGTTGTTATTTGAATTCAAGTTATTCTTTAAACCTCAAACCCTAATTTCTCTCTTACTCTCGCCAAAACACCATTAGCAACAATACTAGCTTTTACTGCCCCTTTTTTCAATAAGGCATCTACCTCTGGAAGATTATTGATGTAATAGTTGTATTTTTCTCTTTCGGTTTTGAATTTTCCCAAAATCAATTCAAACAAAGCTTGTTTGGCGTGACCATATCCGTAATTACCCCCTAAATAGTTGGCTCTCATTGCTTCGATTTGACTTTCGTCTGCCAATAATCTATACAAAGCAAAACAGTTACAGGTATCTGGGTTTTTTGGAGCTTCAAGTGGGGTACTATCGGTTTCAATACTCATGATTTGTTTGCGCAAGGCTTTGTCATCCAAGAAAATATTGATAAAGTTATTGGCTGATTTACTCATTTTCCCACCGTTTGTTCCAGGAATAAGCATACTGTCTTCTTGGATCTTGGCTTCTGGAATTACAAATGTTTCTCCCATTTGGTGGTTGAAACGGGATGCCACATCACGGGTAATTTCCAAATGTTGCAATTGGTCTTTTCCAACGGGAACAAATTGAGCATCATATAATAAAATATCAGCAGCCATTAACATTGGATACGAAAACAATCCGGCATTTACATCTTCCAATCGATCTGATTTGTCTTTGAAAGAGTGTGCCAATGTCAAACGCTGAAAAGGGAAAAAGCAGCTCAAATACCAAGATAATTCCGCTGTTTGTGCGACATCCGACTGGCGGTAAAAAATCACTTTTTCAATATTCAAACCACAAGCCAACCATGCGGCTGCGGTACTATAAGTGTTGGCTCTTAATGTGTCGCCATCTTTTATTTGTGTAATTGAATGCAAATCGGCTATAAAAAGGAATGATTCGTTTTCCGGTTTATTTGACAGTTCGATTGCGGGTATAATCGCGCCCAATAGGTTTCCTAAATGCGGAGTTCCTGTGCTTTGAACGCCTGTAAGTATTTTTGCCATTTTTATTTATTTAAATCTCGTATGATTGTATGCTGATGTAATATTTGACCGCAAAGTTAATTCTTTTGCTAAATTTTCCGCAAGTTTCCTTACTTTTGACTTTATGAAAAGTGTAAAAAAGATATTTTGGGCCATTTGGCGGGTATGGTTTTATGTGGTTATGCTCATACCCATCCTGATTATGCTTCCTTTTTTGGTGGCTTCCATATTGACTGAAAGAGGTTATCCTTATTTCTTTAAAATGTCCCGTATTTGGGCCAAATGTGTACTTTTTGGTATGGGTTTCTACTATAAAATAGAGAAAGTCCAAAAATTAGATCGCAAGAAAAGTTATATGTTTGTGGCCAACCATACTTCCATGTCGGACATTATGTTAATGCTTGCTTCAGTGGACAATCCTTTTGTTTTTGTTGGGAAAATGTCGCTGGCCAAAATTCCACTGTTCGGTTTTTTCTATAAAAGAACTAGTATACTAGTTGATAGAAGCTGTTCCAAAAGCAGAATGGAGGTGTTTAATGAAGCTCAAAAAAGAATTGATAGAGGATTAAGTATCTGTATTTTTCCAGAAGGAGGCGTGCCACATGATGAGACTATCTTTTTGGATAATTTCAAAGATGGTGCTTTCCGTTTGGCGGTAGAGCACCATTTGCCTATTGTTCCTCTCGTTTTCCCGGACAATAAGAAGAGATTGTCGTACACATTCTATAGCGGTAGTCCAGGTCTAATGCGCGTTAAGATTTTACCTTTAGTTGAAACGGTTTCAGATAATGGAGAACCATTGGACAGAAAGGAAGTTCGCGAACATGTTCGAAACTTAATTTACAATGAATTATTGGCCTTCAAAAAGCTGGATGAGTCAAAAAATAAATAAATAAAAAAGACCGCAATTTGCGGTCTTTTTTGTTTTTATGCTTCGGCTAATTCCTTGATGTGACTTTTAATTTTCACTTCTAGTTCATCGGCCAATTCCGGATTGTCCTTGATTAATGTTTTAACGGCATCACGGCCTTGTCCTAGTTTGGTATCACCATAACTGAACCAAGAACCCGCTTTTTTGATAATTTCAAATTCTACGGCAAGGTCTAGTATCTCACCTGTTTTCGAGATTCCTTCACCATACATGATGTCAAATTCAGCTGTTTTAAATGGTGGTGCCACTTTGTTTTTAACCACTTTTACTTTAGTTCTGTTACCCAAAACGTTTTCACCGTCTTTAATTTGTGTAGAACGACGAATATCCAAACGTACCGAAGCGTAAAACTTCAAGGCATTACCACCTGTAGTGGTTTCTGGATTTCCAAACATAACCCCGATTTTCTCTCTCAACTGGTTGATGAAAAACACCGTACAATTCGTTTTACTGATCGTTCCCGTTAATTTTCTCAATGCTTGAGACATCAAACGAGCATGGAGACCCATTTTTGAATCTCCCATTTCACCTTCAATTTCGCTTTTAGGCGTCAATGCAGCAACCGAGTCAATAACCACAATGTCAATCGCTCCTGAACGAATCAGGTTTTCGGCAATTTCAAGTGCTTGCTCCCCGTTATCCGGTTGCGAAATGATTAGGTTTTCGATATCAACTCCTAATTTCTCAGCATAATTTCTATCAAAAGCATGCTCAGCATCAATAAAAGCAGCAATTCCTCCCGCTTTTTGAGCTTCTGCAATTGCATGAAGTGTCAAAGTCGTTTTACCAGACGATTCCGGCCCGTATATTTCTATAATTCTTCCTTTTGGATAACCACCAACTCCCAAAGCCAAATCGATTCCCAAAGATCCAGATGAA carries:
- the trpS gene encoding tryptophan--tRNA ligase encodes the protein MAKILTGVQSTGTPHLGNLLGAIIPAIELSNKPENESFLFIADLHSITQIKDGDTLRANTYSTAAAWLACGLNIEKVIFYRQSDVAQTAELSWYLSCFFPFQRLTLAHSFKDKSDRLEDVNAGLFSYPMLMAADILLYDAQFVPVGKDQLQHLEITRDVASRFNHQMGETFVIPEAKIQEDSMLIPGTNGGKMSKSANNFINIFLDDKALRKQIMSIETDSTPLEAPKNPDTCNCFALYRLLADESQIEAMRANYLGGNYGYGHAKQALFELILGKFKTEREKYNYYINNLPEVDALLKKGAVKASIVANGVLARVREKLGFEV
- a CDS encoding 1-acyl-sn-glycerol-3-phosphate acyltransferase — protein: MKSVKKIFWAIWRVWFYVVMLIPILIMLPFLVASILTERGYPYFFKMSRIWAKCVLFGMGFYYKIEKVQKLDRKKSYMFVANHTSMSDIMLMLASVDNPFVFVGKMSLAKIPLFGFFYKRTSILVDRSCSKSRMEVFNEAQKRIDRGLSICIFPEGGVPHDETIFLDNFKDGAFRLAVEHHLPIVPLVFPDNKKRLSYTFYSGSPGLMRVKILPLVETVSDNGEPLDRKEVREHVRNLIYNELLAFKKLDESKNK
- the recA gene encoding recombinase RecA: MKEKSSSEKEAKLKALQLTLDKLDKTYGKGTVMKMGDKAIEEVETISSGSLGIDLALGVGGYPKGRIIEIYGPESSGKTTLTLHAIAEAQKAGGIAAFIDAEHAFDRNYAEKLGVDIENLIISQPDNGEQALEIAENLIRSGAIDIVVIDSVAALTPKSEIEGEMGDSKMGLHARLMSQALRKLTGTISKTNCTVFFINQLREKIGVMFGNPETTTGGNALKFYASVRLDIRRSTQIKDGENVLGNRTKVKVVKNKVAPPFKTAEFDIMYGEGISKTGEILDLAVEFEIIKKAGSWFSYGDTKLGQGRDAVKTLIKDNPELADELEVKIKSHIKELAEA